One region of Trichosurus vulpecula isolate mTriVul1 chromosome 1, mTriVul1.pri, whole genome shotgun sequence genomic DNA includes:
- the CD180 gene encoding CD180 antigen: protein MAFVMASFMCSLLLASLLTPQCVRATSAAQMCTEVVANLTYNCENLGLEEIPESLPATTKFLEFGFNFLPDLQSSTFSRLRDLVYLDLTRCEINWVHEDAFENNDDLSTIVLTGNPLIFMADTAFQGPKALKHLTLTQTGMTSVTFIPMQNLENLETLHLGSNHLSSIQLPSTFSARNLKVLDFELNAIHHITKEDVASLKRATNLSLNLKGNNIQDIEDGAFHSTAFQSLNFGGISDVSTVLKGLQNSITQTLWLGSFHDVDDLDVSPDMLEGLCNTSVEALNIQSRYFSNSVAIFQCFTGLQELDLTETHWNSLPSGIEGMNQLKKLVLNQNAFDDLCQINAASFPNLTHLYVKGNTHKLDFGAGCLGKLENLLHLDLSHSKVVSDTCCNTQLRNLSHLQHLNLSNNEPQTLQGQAFGECPQLEVLDFSFTHLHTDASPSPFQNLHLLQVLNLSNCLVETSNPQLLVGLQGLQHLDLSGNPFQSGILTKDNLLHPVDSIQVLILSSCSLTALEQQAFGSLGKLKYLDLQHNSLTGSGLAALSNLNKTHLNLAANSIHTIPPSLLPVFSQQSIINLSHNPLDCTCSNIHFLTWYKENLHKISDPEETTCGDPPALRGVKLSNVTLSCATSAVGIVFLVLFLLTVIITSIVLGRRYIIRKYENI from the exons ATGGCCTTTGTGATGGCGAGCTTCATGTGCTCTCTGCTTCTGGCCAGCCTGTTGACTCCTCAGTGTGTAAGAGCCACATCTGCAGCCCAGATGTGCACTGAG GTTGTGGCCAACCTGACCTACAACTGTGAAAACCTAGGACTTGAAGAGATTCCTGAAAGTCTTCCAGCCACAACGAAATTCCTTGAGTTCGGTTTTAACTTTCTCCCTGACCTCCAAAGCTCAACCTTCAGCAGGCTCAGAGACTTGGTCTACTTAGATTTAACCAG GTGTGAAATTAACTGGGTACATGAAGATGCTTTTGAAAACAATGATGACCTCAGCACCATTGTACTGACAGGAAATCCCCTGATATTTATGGCAGACACAGCTTTCCAGGGTCCTAAGGCCCTGAAGCATCTCACCTTAACCCAAACAGGCATGACTAGTGTTACATTTATTCCAATGCAGAATTTGGAAAACTTGGAAACTCTGCATCTTGGTAGTAATCATCTTTCATCCATTCAACTCCCCTCAACATTCTCTGCCCGTAACCTGAAAGTCCTGGACTTTGAACTGAATGCCATACATCACATCACTAAGGAAGATGTAGCATCCTTGAAACGCGCAACCAACTTAAGCCTTAACTTGAAAGGCAATAACATCCAGGACATTGAAGATGGGGCTTTCCACTCCACTGCGTTCCAAAGCTTGAACTTTGGAGGGATCTCTGACGTTTCTACTGTGTTAAAGGGGCTGCAGAATTCCATCACTCAAACTCTTTGGCTTGGGTCCTTTCACGATGTAGATGACCTAGATGTAAGCCCAGACATGCTGGAAGGGCTGTGTAATACGTCTGTGGAAGCCCTTAACATACAGTCCCGCTATTTCTCAAACTCAGTTGCCATTTTTCAATGCTTCACGGGACTCCAAGAGCTAGATCTGACTGAAACTCATTGGAATAGTTTGCCCTCTGGCATTGAAGGGATGAATCAGCTTAAGAAATTAGTGCTGAATCAAAACGCATTTGATGATTTGTGCCAAATCAACGCTGCCAGCTTCCCCAACCTGACTCATCTTTATGTTAAAGGCAACACACATAAGCTAGACTTTGGTGCAGGCTgcttaggaaaactagaaaacctTCTGCACCTAGATTTAAGTCACAGTAAAGTTGTCTCGGACACCTGCTGTAATACTCAGCTGAGGAACCTGTCTCATCTGCAGCATCTGAACTTGAGTAATAATGAGCCACAAACTCTCCAAGGCCAGGCTTTTGGAGAATGCCCTCAGCTGGAGGTGTTGGACTTCTCCTTTACACATCTTCATACTGATGCTTCCCCAAGTCCTTTCCAAAATCTTCATCTCCTCCAGGTCCTGAATCTCTCTAACTGCCTTGTTGAGACCAGCAATCCTCAGCTCCTGGTGGGTCTGCAAGGCCTTCAACATCTAGACCTGAGTGGGAATCCCTTTCAGTCTGGGATCCTCACAAAGGACAATCTGCTCCATCCTGTGGACAGCATACAGGTCCTCATTCTGTCATCCTGCAGCCTGACAGCCCTGGAACAGCAGGCCTTTGGAAGCCTCGGCAAACTCAAGTACCTGGACCTACAGCACAACAGCCTGACAGGGTCAGGCTTGGCAGCTCTTAGCAATCTCAACAAAACTCATCTCAACCTGGCAGCCAACAGCATACATACCATTCCACCTAGTCTTCTACCTGTTTTTTCCCAGCAGAGCATCATTAATTTAAGTCACAACCCCCTAGACTGTACTTGTTCCAATATTCACTTTCTGACATGGTACAAGGAAAATCTGCACAAAATTTCAGACCCTGAAGAGACCACCTGTGGGGATCCCCCAGCTCTAAGGGGGGTGAAGCTGTCCAACGTGACTCTCTCCTGTGCCACTTCAGCTGTGGGGATCGTCTTTCTGGTGCTATTTCTTTTGACGGTCATCATTACGTCCATTGTCTTAGGCCGACGCTATATAATCagaaaatatgaaaacatttaG